Proteins encoded together in one Bacteroides ovatus window:
- a CDS encoding ADP-ribosylglycohydrolase family protein — MRKIITICIIGLFALNVQAQPVKTLKLSDKELLDKIKGGWAGQTIGVVFGAPTEFKFTGTYIQDYQPIPWAEGYVKYWWEKKPGLFDDIYNDCTFVEAFDELGLDCSQEELAKRFAFADYHLAHANQAGRYNIRQGIMPPASGHWLNNPHADDLDFQIEADFIGLMAPAMLPEALDIASRVGHIMNSGDGFYGGAFVAALYSSAFYEKSPEAILKTAISAIPEKSTFHQCIQDVINFHSLHPDNWKDCWYFLQEKWNCDVGCPKGVFLNFNIDAKLNSAFVALAMLYGKGDFTNSIDIATRCGQDSDCNPSTVGGVLGVMYGYDKIPSFWLNPLKEVEDFTFEGTNMSLAKAYQMSFDQAKQLIVKTGGKVSGGEIEIPIKKADVLPLEQNFENTYPLYRERKDCFLTDTFEFDFNGNGFVIWGNICCTRSITPDYINRVSTRHIGSEVFGLAEPNDPYVAKVEIWIDGELDHVAALPMRNTDRKVEPAWKYLMKEGRHHVKMKWLNRKKDYIIRINDIMYYSEKKEHDRFYFNK, encoded by the coding sequence ATGAGGAAAATAATTACGATATGTATTATAGGGCTTTTTGCTCTCAACGTACAAGCCCAGCCTGTAAAAACTTTAAAGTTATCTGATAAAGAACTTTTAGATAAGATTAAAGGAGGATGGGCCGGACAAACCATTGGTGTTGTTTTCGGAGCACCTACAGAGTTTAAGTTCACGGGAACTTATATTCAAGATTACCAGCCAATCCCCTGGGCGGAAGGTTACGTAAAATATTGGTGGGAAAAGAAGCCCGGATTGTTCGATGATATTTATAACGATTGCACGTTTGTTGAGGCATTTGATGAACTTGGCCTGGATTGTTCACAAGAAGAACTTGCCAAAAGATTTGCATTCGCTGATTATCATTTGGCCCATGCTAACCAAGCAGGCAGATATAATATCCGCCAAGGTATCATGCCACCGGCTTCCGGTCATTGGTTGAATAACCCACATGCAGACGATCTGGATTTCCAGATCGAAGCAGACTTCATTGGTCTGATGGCTCCGGCAATGCTGCCGGAAGCATTGGATATCGCCTCCAGAGTAGGCCACATTATGAATAGCGGTGACGGTTTTTATGGCGGTGCTTTCGTAGCAGCTCTTTATAGCTCCGCTTTCTATGAAAAAAGTCCTGAAGCGATTCTAAAAACCGCAATCTCTGCCATACCTGAAAAGAGTACATTCCATCAATGTATTCAGGATGTAATCAATTTCCATTCTTTGCACCCGGACAACTGGAAAGATTGCTGGTACTTCCTGCAAGAAAAATGGAACTGCGATGTAGGATGTCCCAAAGGCGTATTTCTAAACTTTAATATTGACGCCAAGCTCAATTCCGCTTTCGTAGCATTAGCTATGCTCTACGGTAAAGGAGACTTCACCAACTCTATCGATATTGCAACACGCTGCGGACAAGATTCTGACTGTAATCCGTCTACAGTCGGCGGTGTACTCGGCGTCATGTATGGGTATGATAAAATCCCTTCATTCTGGTTAAACCCTTTGAAAGAAGTAGAAGACTTTACATTTGAAGGAACGAATATGTCGTTGGCAAAAGCATACCAAATGAGTTTCGATCAAGCTAAACAACTCATAGTCAAAACAGGTGGAAAAGTATCTGGTGGGGAGATAGAAATTCCAATCAAAAAGGCGGATGTACTTCCTTTAGAACAAAATTTCGAAAACACCTATCCACTTTATAGAGAACGCAAAGACTGCTTCCTGACAGATACATTTGAATTTGATTTCAATGGTAACGGATTTGTTATCTGGGGCAACATTTGCTGCACAAGAAGTATTACTCCCGATTATATCAATCGTGTATCTACACGCCACATCGGTTCCGAGGTGTTCGGATTGGCAGAGCCCAATGACCCTTACGTTGCTAAAGTGGAAATATGGATTGACGGAGAACTGGACCATGTAGCAGCTTTACCCATGAGAAACACAGACCGCAAAGTAGAACCAGCCTGGAAATACCTCATGAAAGAAGGAAGACACCACGTTAAAATGAAATGGTTGAACCGCAAAAAAGACTACATTATTCGTATCAACGACATAATGTATTATTCAGAGAAAAAAGAACATGATAGATTTTACTTTAATAAATAA
- a CDS encoding GRP family sugar transporter: protein MFTVNSYLLAVIFCIVTMICWGSWGNTQKLVSKNWRYELFYWDYVIGMVLFTILLGFTMGSHGDTGRSFLEDLGQASGDSIGWVILGGVIFNASNILLSASISLAGMSVAFPLGVGIALVLGVIVNYLGIPTGNPLLLFGGVALIVIAIICNGVASGKMQKGEESRKNNKKGIIIALIAGVLMSLFYRFVVKGMDVENFNSPAIGMMTPYSAIFVFSIGVLLSNFVFNTLVMKCPFVGEKVSYSEYFKGNTKTHICGMLGGAIWGLGSAFSYIASGEAGPAVSYALGQGAPLIAAIWGVFIWKEFKGSTKSVNQLLALMFIFFLVGLGMIVVAGN from the coding sequence ATGTTCACAGTAAACAGTTATTTATTGGCAGTTATATTCTGCATCGTAACCATGATTTGTTGGGGTTCCTGGGGTAATACCCAAAAACTAGTTTCCAAAAATTGGCGTTATGAACTTTTTTATTGGGATTATGTGATTGGAATGGTATTGTTCACCATCTTACTAGGCTTCACAATGGGTAGTCATGGAGATACCGGACGTTCATTCCTGGAAGATCTGGGACAAGCATCAGGAGACAGCATTGGTTGGGTTATCTTGGGGGGCGTAATATTTAATGCTTCAAACATTCTTCTTTCAGCGTCTATTTCCTTGGCTGGTATGTCTGTTGCTTTTCCTTTAGGAGTTGGCATTGCATTGGTATTAGGGGTAATCGTCAATTATCTGGGAATTCCAACTGGTAATCCTTTGCTTTTATTTGGCGGTGTAGCTCTCATTGTTATTGCTATCATTTGCAATGGAGTGGCTTCCGGAAAAATGCAAAAGGGAGAAGAAAGCAGGAAAAACAACAAAAAGGGAATTATCATTGCATTAATTGCCGGTGTACTGATGTCTTTGTTCTACAGGTTCGTAGTGAAAGGTATGGACGTAGAAAACTTCAATTCTCCTGCTATAGGAATGATGACTCCTTATTCTGCCATCTTTGTTTTTTCAATAGGCGTATTACTAAGCAATTTTGTTTTCAACACATTAGTAATGAAATGTCCTTTTGTCGGAGAAAAAGTCAGCTACTCCGAATACTTTAAAGGAAACACGAAAACTCATATATGCGGAATGCTTGGTGGAGCGATATGGGGACTTGGTTCCGCGTTCAGCTATATCGCATCAGGAGAAGCTGGTCCGGCGGTATCTTATGCACTAGGACAAGGCGCACCACTTATTGCCGCTATTTGGGGAGTATTTATCTGGAAAGAATTTAAAGGTTCAACGAAATCTGTTAATCAACTACTGGCCTTGATGTTTATCTTCTTCCTGGTTGGTTTGGGAATGATAGTAGTTGCCGGAAACTAA
- a CDS encoding ADP-ribosylglycohydrolase family protein, translated as MKKPIIFLLVLITNILFISAQKISKTELKDKIAGAWIGQMVGNIYGLPFENKFVDEPAPESRFPFGYTKNIDKLQKYNGAFSDDDTDVEYIYLLLMEKYGVEPTYANMREGWMYHIRDRVWLANRAALGLMHLGFTPPFTGDENLNPHWYQIDPQLINEIWAYTAPGMISYAAGKSDWAARITSDSWAVSPTVLYGAMYADAFFCKDIRKLITRALKELPADDRYAIAVKEMIALYDKYPKDWVKARQIMAKKYYIDEPAMTKTIWNANLNGLCGILAMLYGEGDFQRTLDLSCAMGFDCDNQAATISGLLGVMYGAKSLPESLTKPIEGWEKPFNDRYINITRFDMPDASIEDMIERTYNKAIELVCAKGGKVKGDMVYVNPKAQFIPPMEFCIGPNPDLEIGQPTDYSFACRTNADFKWELVKGKLPVGVTFQNGKLAGTPTEAGKYPITLQLSANNKNSITKDFELLVKTKNIAPKADTIYANIRKLNEEVLDSCWITFGKPMYATNVEVINDGVKDGVGSVFYSLAAKSNLPKIDYFGYGWKEEHNINMLVLDMGCLEEFGGWFTSLNIQYLGNDGHWYDVGKFKSTPALPETDIVFFQPPFAQYVLEFPAVETKGIRVLMDAKVQEHWHKYTKNVSSFISITELGVYEK; from the coding sequence ATGAAAAAACCAATCATCTTTTTACTTGTTTTAATTACCAACATCTTATTTATCTCTGCACAGAAAATTTCAAAGACAGAGTTAAAAGACAAAATAGCTGGAGCTTGGATCGGGCAAATGGTAGGAAATATATATGGACTTCCTTTTGAGAACAAGTTTGTAGATGAACCTGCCCCGGAATCCAGATTTCCATTCGGTTACACTAAAAACATAGATAAATTGCAGAAGTATAACGGTGCATTCTCTGATGACGATACTGATGTTGAGTATATCTACTTACTATTAATGGAGAAATATGGTGTAGAACCTACTTATGCCAATATGCGCGAAGGATGGATGTATCATATCCGTGACCGTGTATGGCTAGCCAATAGGGCTGCACTCGGATTAATGCATCTTGGATTCACCCCTCCGTTCACAGGTGACGAAAATCTGAATCCGCACTGGTATCAGATCGACCCTCAATTGATTAACGAGATATGGGCGTATACAGCACCGGGAATGATTTCATATGCTGCAGGAAAAAGTGATTGGGCGGCCCGTATCACAAGCGATTCGTGGGCGGTATCTCCCACTGTCCTATATGGTGCAATGTACGCTGACGCTTTTTTCTGCAAGGATATCCGCAAACTGATTACACGAGCCTTGAAAGAACTACCTGCTGATGACAGATATGCGATAGCTGTAAAAGAGATGATTGCTTTATATGACAAATATCCTAAAGATTGGGTAAAAGCACGTCAAATCATGGCTAAAAAATATTACATAGATGAACCAGCCATGACAAAAACAATCTGGAATGCTAATCTGAACGGATTATGCGGGATTTTGGCTATGTTGTATGGCGAAGGAGATTTCCAACGGACATTGGATTTAAGCTGTGCAATGGGATTTGACTGCGACAATCAGGCAGCCACTATCTCCGGACTTCTAGGAGTAATGTATGGTGCAAAGTCTCTTCCCGAAAGTTTGACTAAACCTATCGAAGGATGGGAAAAACCCTTCAACGACCGGTATATCAATATCACCAGGTTTGATATGCCCGATGCTTCCATTGAAGACATGATTGAACGTACTTACAACAAAGCAATCGAACTGGTTTGTGCCAAAGGAGGAAAAGTAAAGGGTGATATGGTATATGTTAACCCCAAAGCACAATTCATCCCCCCTATGGAATTCTGTATCGGTCCGAATCCGGACTTGGAAATCGGACAGCCTACCGATTACTCATTTGCCTGCAGAACAAACGCTGATTTCAAATGGGAACTGGTAAAAGGTAAACTTCCGGTAGGAGTTACATTCCAAAACGGTAAACTGGCAGGAACTCCTACAGAAGCCGGCAAATATCCAATTACCCTTCAATTAAGCGCAAATAACAAGAACTCAATTACTAAAGACTTTGAGTTATTGGTTAAAACCAAGAATATAGCCCCCAAGGCTGACACTATTTACGCAAATATTCGCAAACTAAACGAAGAAGTACTCGATTCTTGCTGGATTACCTTTGGAAAACCGATGTACGCAACAAATGTAGAAGTAATTAATGACGGAGTCAAAGATGGCGTAGGATCTGTATTTTATTCATTAGCGGCCAAAAGTAATCTGCCTAAAATAGACTATTTCGGATACGGTTGGAAAGAAGAGCATAACATCAATATGCTTGTTTTAGATATGGGCTGTCTGGAAGAGTTCGGAGGATGGTTTACTTCTCTAAACATTCAATATCTTGGAAATGACGGACATTGGTATGACGTAGGTAAATTCAAATCAACTCCGGCACTTCCCGAAACCGATATTGTATTTTTCCAACCTCCGTTTGCACAATATGTTTTGGAATTCCCGGCAGTAGAAACCAAGGGAATACGCGTACTAATGGATGCAAAAGTGCAGGAACACTGGCATAAATACACAAAGAATGTATCATCATTCATCTCTATCACCGAGTTGGGAGTTTATGAGAAATAA
- a CDS encoding alpha/beta hydrolase: MNRKLLLLLALLLFSYGLSSCSSDDNNPSEGEQTDTPELFTKRYNPDQSFYSKILGQEIKYSVLLPQEYLSESTGKYGVVFLLHGWGGNQSSWGPSGLNIQSIADAQTSNGSIRPLIYIMPEGFNTYFCNRYDGKFNYMDMFINELVPLIDKRFRTTASKTERAVAGFSMGGFGALSIASQHPETFSVSIGLSPSLNTDEQYISLSQDGWNLQWGNNFGGSGQTGTGRLTSYYKSQCPLHFFKDKPSSTFQTVRYYIDCGDDEERLYAGNGELHSLLRDKNIKHEYRVRNGAHTDSYWRESMKEALPFIERSFKGENYPQETLKKFTEELHATNKNIKVGNSNIELWLPDDYNSELTYKVLYYSKGEGNVDLTTKKVAVALDSLMQIKRMIIAGFNVKEMILNETNFSAITDAVEKTVHTESNADFRLGLTYGSEADYLYNQSTGNAPAINFFFAEDADIINLSAENRAKIYYLDITDEGSNYNSIFTLFNGLRGAEAPVQYRVRNGLDSEQSAQTGIYSMSYYIGEQLIKK; encoded by the coding sequence ATGAATAGAAAACTACTCCTATTATTAGCCTTATTATTATTTTCCTACGGATTGTCATCATGTTCGTCTGATGATAACAATCCGTCCGAAGGCGAACAGACCGATACACCGGAACTGTTTACCAAACGCTATAATCCCGATCAAAGTTTTTACAGCAAAATATTAGGACAAGAAATCAAATATTCCGTATTACTGCCTCAAGAGTATCTATCGGAAAGTACGGGTAAATATGGAGTAGTTTTCCTTCTACATGGCTGGGGAGGAAACCAAAGTTCATGGGGACCTTCAGGTCTGAATATTCAAAGCATAGCTGATGCGCAAACCAGCAATGGTAGTATTCGCCCATTGATCTACATCATGCCGGAAGGTTTCAACACTTATTTTTGCAACCGCTATGACGGAAAGTTCAACTATATGGATATGTTCATTAATGAACTCGTACCCCTGATTGATAAGCGGTTCCGAACAACAGCCAGTAAGACGGAAAGAGCTGTTGCCGGATTCTCTATGGGAGGTTTCGGGGCATTAAGTATAGCATCGCAACATCCTGAAACATTCTCGGTATCAATAGGATTAAGTCCCTCTCTAAATACAGATGAACAATACATCTCTTTGTCACAAGACGGTTGGAATCTTCAATGGGGAAACAACTTCGGAGGAAGCGGCCAGACAGGAACAGGCAGGCTGACAAGCTATTATAAAAGCCAATGTCCGCTACACTTTTTCAAGGATAAACCAAGTTCCACATTTCAAACAGTACGGTATTACATAGACTGCGGTGATGATGAAGAAAGACTATATGCAGGAAACGGTGAATTACATTCTCTATTACGGGACAAAAATATCAAGCACGAATATCGTGTACGAAACGGTGCCCATACTGACAGTTATTGGCGTGAATCCATGAAAGAGGCACTGCCTTTTATCGAACGTTCATTCAAAGGAGAAAACTATCCGCAGGAAACTCTGAAAAAATTCACAGAGGAATTACATGCTACTAATAAAAACATAAAAGTAGGTAATTCCAATATCGAACTATGGTTACCGGATGACTACAATTCCGAACTAACTTACAAAGTTCTTTATTACAGCAAAGGAGAAGGTAATGTTGATCTTACAACAAAGAAGGTAGCAGTGGCATTAGATTCTCTTATGCAAATCAAACGTATGATAATTGCAGGTTTTAATGTGAAAGAAATGATTCTAAATGAAACAAATTTTTCAGCTATTACCGATGCTGTGGAAAAGACGGTTCATACGGAAAGCAATGCAGATTTCAGATTAGGATTAACATACGGTTCAGAAGCTGATTACTTATACAATCAGTCAACAGGCAATGCCCCTGCTATCAACTTTTTCTTTGCAGAAGACGCAGATATTATCAACCTTTCTGCCGAGAATCGTGCCAAAATCTATTATTTGGACATAACAGACGAAGGCAGCAACTACAATAGCATCTTTACTCTGTTCAATGGATTGCGAGGTGCAGAAGCTCCGGTGCAATATCGTGTCAGAAACGGGCTGGATAGTGAACAGTCCGCCCAAACAGGTATTTATTCAATGAGTTATTATATTGGTGAACAGTTAATAAAGAAATAA
- a CDS encoding fibronectin type III domain-containing protein — MKKYFYLLAMLAVVLGTTACSDDDNHPSTNILDKPEVTVPDVKESSAVITWKAIGNATAYIYSLNNGSEQSTDQNTIQLTGLEPEKSYTFKVKAQKTGSIYFEDSDYAEITFTTTSEVTVYRIATFADDWDKWYYEYNDNGTVKRVYRLYEGELDREWLFAYDGNNITVTGKNAYNMTLNDQGYVATFVDGSNTYEYTYDENGYMTKVEKNGNIASNITIENGNIMQWTRFSDGVEQFKVQTYSAVPNVSGAHCIYAESSGASRWLVETGLFGKASANCHTSSGWQHSSSTATYTFEYDENSCIKEESKNYDGYIENFYYTYFSE; from the coding sequence ATGAAAAAGTATTTTTACTTATTAGCCATGCTGGCAGTAGTACTAGGTACGACTGCTTGCAGTGATGACGACAATCATCCCAGTACAAACATTCTGGATAAACCGGAAGTTACTGTTCCTGATGTAAAAGAGAGTTCTGCTGTTATTACATGGAAAGCCATAGGAAACGCAACAGCTTATATTTATAGCTTGAACAACGGTAGTGAACAAAGTACTGACCAAAATACAATTCAACTGACAGGTTTAGAGCCGGAAAAAAGTTATACATTCAAAGTAAAAGCTCAAAAAACCGGATCAATCTATTTTGAAGATTCAGACTATGCAGAAATCACTTTTACAACAACCTCTGAAGTAACAGTTTATCGGATAGCCACTTTTGCGGACGACTGGGATAAATGGTATTACGAATATAATGACAATGGTACGGTTAAACGTGTCTACAGGCTATATGAAGGAGAGTTGGATAGAGAATGGCTCTTTGCTTATGACGGAAATAATATCACAGTGACAGGTAAGAACGCATATAACATGACTTTAAATGACCAAGGTTATGTTGCAACTTTTGTAGATGGTTCCAACACTTACGAATATACTTATGATGAGAATGGCTACATGACCAAAGTTGAAAAGAATGGCAATATTGCATCTAACATCACCATAGAAAATGGAAATATTATGCAATGGACCAGATTTTCAGATGGAGTAGAGCAGTTTAAGGTTCAGACCTATTCTGCCGTGCCTAATGTGAGCGGAGCACATTGCATCTATGCGGAAAGCAGTGGAGCTAGTCGTTGGCTGGTTGAAACTGGTCTCTTTGGAAAAGCTTCGGCTAATTGCCATACGAGCAGTGGTTGGCAACATTCATCCAGTACAGCTACTTACACATTCGAATATGACGAAAATAGTTGTATCAAAGAGGAAAGCAAAAACTATGACGGATATATAGAGAATTTCTATTATACATATTTCTCCGAATAG
- a CDS encoding ADP-ribosylglycohydrolase family protein, whose product MKKVLINIILLFTFSISGMAQIEYGKTVEISKEVLLDKIKGGWAGQTIGCTYGGPTEFKYRGAIIHEKTPIIWYDDYCKDIFAEDPGLYDDVYMDLTFLEVMQKEGINAPAESFAKAFANADYKLWHANQAARYNILHGIMPPASGHWKNNPHADDIDFQIEADFIGMICPGMVNTASNFSDKIGHIMNYGDGWYGGVYMGAMYALAYVNNDIYTIVTEALKTIPEQSKFHRCITDVIKYWKQYPDDWRKCWLEIENRHAFEIGCPEGVFNAFNIDATINAAYCVMGLLYGNGDFFKTMDIATRCGQDSDCNPATAAGILGVIQGYKAIPEYWKPALERCENIKFPYTDISLSSVYDINLKLLSDVLKANGGKIKGDKYYTTIQKPKTVAWEVSFEGLYPSERRVIKYDLGTEKTFEFNGKGVVLMGMIRQDVKDSNDNYIAILEAYIDGKKVETIEMPYDYIKRKYDIFYNYDLEEGPHKLVIKWINPNEKYAVQCKDMVVYSSTPAEPINPYK is encoded by the coding sequence ATGAAAAAAGTCCTGATTAACATCATTCTACTATTTACCTTTTCCATATCGGGAATGGCACAAATAGAATATGGAAAAACAGTTGAAATAAGTAAAGAGGTACTGCTCGACAAAATTAAAGGAGGCTGGGCCGGACAAACCATAGGATGCACCTATGGCGGTCCTACAGAATTTAAATACAGAGGAGCGATCATTCATGAGAAAACTCCAATAATCTGGTATGATGACTATTGCAAGGACATCTTTGCAGAAGATCCGGGATTGTATGATGATGTATATATGGATCTTACCTTTCTGGAAGTAATGCAAAAAGAAGGGATAAATGCCCCTGCCGAATCATTTGCCAAAGCCTTTGCAAACGCAGATTACAAATTATGGCATGCCAACCAGGCAGCCAGATATAACATATTGCACGGTATTATGCCACCAGCATCGGGACATTGGAAAAATAATCCGCACGCTGACGATATTGATTTCCAGATTGAAGCAGACTTCATTGGAATGATATGTCCGGGGATGGTAAATACCGCCTCCAATTTTTCGGACAAGATAGGGCATATCATGAACTACGGCGACGGATGGTATGGAGGTGTATACATGGGAGCAATGTATGCATTGGCTTACGTAAATAACGACATTTATACAATTGTCACGGAAGCTCTTAAAACAATACCCGAACAAAGTAAATTTCACCGTTGCATCACAGACGTTATTAAATATTGGAAACAATATCCCGATGACTGGCGTAAATGCTGGCTGGAAATAGAAAACCGGCATGCTTTTGAGATTGGCTGCCCGGAAGGGGTATTCAATGCATTTAACATTGACGCCACTATCAATGCGGCTTACTGTGTGATGGGACTTTTATATGGCAACGGCGACTTTTTCAAAACAATGGATATAGCCACTCGTTGCGGACAAGATTCCGACTGTAACCCGGCAACTGCCGCAGGAATTCTTGGAGTCATACAAGGCTACAAGGCTATCCCCGAATACTGGAAACCGGCACTCGAAAGATGTGAAAATATTAAGTTCCCTTACACAGATATCTCTTTAAGTTCTGTATACGACATTAATCTCAAACTATTGAGTGATGTATTAAAAGCAAACGGAGGAAAAATAAAAGGAGATAAATACTATACCACGATTCAGAAGCCAAAAACCGTAGCATGGGAAGTTTCTTTTGAAGGCTTATATCCTTCTGAAAGAAGAGTTATCAAATATGATCTCGGTACAGAAAAAACATTTGAGTTCAATGGCAAGGGAGTTGTTTTAATGGGGATGATCAGGCAAGATGTTAAAGATAGTAATGACAATTACATCGCCATCCTGGAGGCCTACATTGACGGCAAGAAAGTAGAAACCATAGAAATGCCTTATGACTACATAAAAAGAAAGTATGACATTTTCTATAATTATGATTTAGAGGAAGGACCTCACAAACTGGTTATTAAATGGATTAATCCGAATGAAAAATATGCCGTTCAATGTAAAGACATGGTGGTTTATTCATCCACACCGGCAGAGCCAATCAATCCTTATAAATAA
- a CDS encoding alpha/beta hydrolase: MKKILLYIILFLSGIDGAWALPIEKEGMSIYSPSLKQEVSYSIILPEGYEHSETEYPVLYMFHGIGGDYTSWLEYGNVARVMDKMIKEGKIQPFIMVIPDGYLSYYSDTYDGSSLYETFFIKELVPYIDNNYRTRKDINGRSIIGFSMGGFGALSVSLRNRHLFGSVVALSPSIRTEKQYIEEGPQKGWDNQWGRIFGGVGKNGKQRLTSYYKQHSPYHILSTLRNSDLKGFGIMLDIGDKEGTLCESNEELHRLLLERQIPHEWEVRSGGHDFTCWNTALPKAFRFINEYFNGKRSGNSESSLPNETPFIQTANATVYYPEQAQGSTRKYPIIYVQGEINEQQQKVLVSQFHQMVDENKTWPAVLCFVKANTDLSETISDIEKQLSGIRGSQRMRALITLGDNIKEGIEAIQGENLFTGIVCVNAIGNENDAQNLIKAVNSYKRYPRCWIEILPESKEYGFSSNIHILLKESDLEHEFRSRKCKEANVFTYWEDWILYLNNRIHV, encoded by the coding sequence ATGAAGAAGATACTGTTATATATTATCCTATTTCTATCAGGTATAGATGGAGCTTGGGCACTTCCCATAGAAAAAGAAGGGATGAGTATTTACAGTCCGTCCCTAAAGCAAGAAGTCTCCTACTCCATTATCTTACCGGAAGGTTATGAACATTCAGAAACAGAATATCCAGTCTTATACATGTTTCATGGAATAGGAGGTGATTATACCAGTTGGCTCGAATACGGCAACGTTGCCCGTGTAATGGATAAAATGATAAAAGAAGGAAAGATTCAACCTTTCATTATGGTTATTCCTGACGGTTACCTGTCTTATTACAGTGACACTTATGATGGCAGTTCCCTTTATGAAACTTTCTTTATCAAAGAACTGGTTCCATATATAGATAACAACTATCGTACTCGCAAGGATATTAATGGACGCTCGATCATTGGTTTCTCTATGGGAGGATTCGGAGCATTATCCGTTAGTTTGCGCAACCGCCACTTATTCGGCTCTGTCGTTGCGTTATCGCCATCCATCCGTACAGAAAAACAATACATAGAAGAAGGGCCACAAAAAGGATGGGACAATCAATGGGGACGGATTTTCGGAGGAGTGGGAAAGAATGGTAAGCAGCGCCTAACCAGTTACTATAAACAACATTCACCCTACCACATTCTTTCCACCCTCCGCAATTCCGATTTAAAAGGATTTGGCATCATGCTGGATATTGGAGATAAAGAAGGTACTCTTTGCGAAAGTAATGAAGAACTGCACCGATTATTACTGGAAAGACAAATACCTCATGAATGGGAAGTACGTTCAGGAGGACATGATTTCACCTGCTGGAATACTGCACTGCCCAAAGCATTCAGATTCATAAACGAATATTTCAATGGAAAGCGGTCAGGAAATAGTGAGAGTAGTCTTCCGAATGAGACTCCGTTTATCCAAACAGCCAATGCAACGGTCTATTATCCGGAACAGGCTCAAGGAAGCACAAGAAAATATCCTATTATCTATGTACAGGGAGAAATTAACGAACAACAGCAAAAGGTTCTCGTCAGTCAGTTTCATCAAATGGTAGATGAGAATAAAACATGGCCTGCTGTTCTTTGTTTCGTAAAAGCTAACACAGACCTGTCAGAAACAATTTCTGATATAGAAAAGCAACTCTCCGGCATCAGAGGTTCCCAACGTATGCGGGCTTTAATCACTTTGGGAGATAATATCAAAGAAGGTATAGAAGCCATTCAGGGAGAAAATTTGTTTACCGGCATAGTCTGTGTAAATGCCATCGGCAACGAAAATGATGCTCAAAATCTTATAAAAGCAGTCAACTCTTACAAAAGATATCCCAGATGCTGGATAGAGATACTCCCCGAATCAAAAGAATATGGTTTTAGTAGTAATATACATATCCTTTTGAAAGAATCGGACCTGGAACATGAGTTCCGGTCAAGAAAATGTAAAGAAGCCAATGTTTTCACTTATTGGGAAGATTGGATACTATATTTAAATAACAGAATTCATGTTTAA